One Pelmatolapia mariae isolate MD_Pm_ZW linkage group LG1, Pm_UMD_F_2, whole genome shotgun sequence genomic window, ATACACCACTGAAATATCTAGGCACTTTTGGATGCTCCCTTATTTCCCAAGGGGTTGCCACAATGAATgaatctgcatgtttgatttggcactgATTTTATGCCGGATGCCCTTCCTTTTCCCTTTTATCCAGCTTTGGGACTAGCATTAAGTACATTAGCTTGCGAGCCCCTGAAACTGAGTTTGTTTCCTCTGAGTGTTGGACCGCAGATCTTTTGTGTGTAAGGTGAATGGGTTGAAATCTACAGCATGGATCCTCTACACtactttttcaaaaatattatcaTTAAATATGCACATACAGTCATGAATGCTCCACTGACTTTGAGGTAATGTACGATCACCAAAATATGACAGGAAAATGATGTAAAAATCAAGCACACATTGGTTAAAAGTTCAACATTATTTATTCCTTTTTATTCTTGGGCTACATTAGGtcatatatttattataaaacacATCCTCCAGTTTGGAGGAAGGAAGATGTGCTGAAGTGTTTACTGCTATGTTCCCAAAAAATGAGAGGAAACATTGAAAACTACATCCAAAAAACAGGTTTTGTGAACAGACTTTGAGCTACATTTGTTTATATTAAAAGCATTTAAGCAACACTTGTTTTACTGCATATGACGGTAAAATATATACACATTCTTCATACTATAGCTTCATAATTTAACACTTAACATTCATTGTTTAAGACTGCATTTCAAGTGGCAAAGACACAAACTGGCAACTTCAGAAAAAGTGAtcaaaactaacaaaaactttgtttttaattttccctttttgttAAACAGCATAACGTGGAAGTAAGAAGTCAGACTGAAAATCTGCTGGTTTCAGTCCCTGGACCTGCAAACAGGTAAAATCAACCACCCAGCAGCTGTTCAAAGCAATGTGTGCAAGTACAAATATGAATGTGATGTTTTGCTCTGACGTTTTCAGCCTCGAAACACACAAAAGACTTCAAAGTACAATTACTGAGGAAAGGATCCCCAACATGAAATAGTAAAAGTTGTAAAAATCTCATATTATTAACTTGAGTttatctgtgtgtctgtgtgtcattTAGAAAATAACTGGGtaaaatcatttaatttaaaagtatCCTGACAAACGTTTTAAAATGAAGTAAGAAACACTTTCAACTTCAAGCCAACCTGTGTGACATAAAATAAGGAACATATAAGGAATTATAACTATGTTTGCTCACAGTAAACAACAAGACTACTTCTTGATGTTCACACACTGTCATGACACTGCTTTGTTTACCATTTACTGCATTGCTGCTTTAGTGTTGCTTGGTGTTACTTTAGATGTTTTGTTCAGCAAATTTTTTTTAGTTCATAAAACCTGACTTTAAGGACTCATCCTTAACTTGCACAGTTTGTTACATATATGTGGCTTAAATCCAACATTGTGTTttggaaaaagaaagcaaagcacTGTCAGACCACCTGTAGATGTGAGCAGTCTTGTGGACAAACTGTAGATGTTGTACGCCGACTTGTTCACACCAGCAGCTGGCAGTTGTTCCTGGAGTGTAGCAGTAGTGTGACAGCAGTAATAAAGATAGGGGTCTCCTTAGAGGCCTCAAATGGGGTAGGCAGTAGAATGGAGGAAGAACGGGGTGAGGGTGGTCTCAGGAAAAGTTCAATAAAACAATCTCAAATGGGGGAGGGGAACAAGACAGAGTGCTGGAGAGGCGCTTCAGTTAATTTAAGTACTTGATCACACACCCTTGCCTGTCCTCTCACTGTTCCTACAAATATTTGAAGTGTGGCTGCTGCAACAATGAAAAGGCCCCTGAAATAGAGAGCAGAGCAAATAGAGACTGGATGGGTCCAATGTTTGTCCAAGGTCTTAATAAGGCCACACTTCAAGTACCATTGAAAGCAAACCAAATAAACAGGAGCTGTTTGAGGGCAAACAAAGTGGCCGTGCGCTTCAACAAAATACGGTCTGGTTAATTTCCTCTCACTGccacatgaaaatgtttttgatatttttgaCAAAAGCTTTCTTTTAACTTAAACAGGTGGGGAATTTTAACTCGGAAAACTAAAAGGAGCATTTACAGTATACGAATCGAAAGGAAATACTTCATGAGTGAGATGTGCATGCAGAATTACTAAGGTTGTGGAAATTTTACACAAACCATTACAGTGCTCTCTGTCACCAAGAAACTAACACGAGAAGTCTGAGGGGCCCAGGGACGAAAAAATAACTTTTCTCATCCTGCAGACCTGAATTCAAGTCCTCTGCCAGCAAAGCATCGCCCGCTCAAGTGTCTTTGAGAAAGTTACCAAGTccttattaaattaaatacgGGATAATTTTACTTTTGTACAGTACATTTTATtcataaaactgtaaaaaatacCCATCCTCTCAGTATAATATCCGTGCTGTAAGAAGAAACAAGGGCAACACGCCTCTGGATAAGCTCTGAGAAGCAGAGGAGTTTTCACTAAAATCCACCTCTTTGTCATTTTTAGGGTAATCGTATTCGTATGGATCTTCATAATCTTTAGTCGGGTCTGAAACAACGCTGTGGTCTCCTATGGAGCAAAGTTTGCTCATGTTCTCCTTGACCACTTCACAAAAAGGTCTCTCCACTCCATCGCAAATGCAGCGGTTCAGAAGCATGCCGTTTGGGATGAACAGCATCTGCTGAATGGTGGCTTTACACTTGGAGGAGCACTTCCGGCCATTGAACAGCTGCCCGCAGTATGACAAGTAGGCTGTGAGGGAGGTGTGGCAGTTGCTGTCTTCCTCGCAGCGCTGCCGGGCCTCCATGCACCCTATACCTCCGGCGTCCTTCGGGTGTCTGCGGGGCAGGCACGGCTCTATGGCCCGCTTGGCGTTGAGGCAGTCTAGGTCTTGAGCGCAGTCGCAGGTCTCCAGATCTGGCCCACTGCGGGTGTGATTCAGCCTTATCAGCGCGCTGATGCAGTGACTGGGGCATTGCTTTCTAGTTCCTTTGATGTTACCTTCACATGCTGTCATGTATTGATTGTATGCAAGTTCGCACTCGGGTTCGTCGTGGCACCGGAGAAGCGCCTGCCAGCATATTAGCTGTGCATCCAAGGCCACCAGCACCCACGGGAGAAGTGCCAGGGCGCTGCACCAACATTTCATGCTTGGATGGAGTTGTAGTTCGGTGACGTGCACTTTCTCCACCAGCACATTAGGATCAGAGCGACTCAGGCACAGAAACTTTCACACTGAAGTTCATACAAGTTTTCTTTTCATCCGAGTTTTCGCAACAAACAACCTGTTACCAGCGCAGCT contains:
- the si:ch1073-459b3.2 gene encoding growth arrest-specific protein 1 encodes the protein MKCWCSALALLPWVLVALDAQLICWQALLRCHDEPECELAYNQYMTACEGNIKGTRKQCPSHCISALIRLNHTRSGPDLETCDCAQDLDCLNAKRAIEPCLPRRHPKDAGGIGCMEARQRCEEDSNCHTSLTAYLSYCGQLFNGRKCSSKCKATIQQMLFIPNGMLLNRCICDGVERPFCEVVKENMSKLCSIGDHSVVSDPTKDYEDPYEYDYPKNDKEVDFSENSSASQSLSRGVLPLFLLTARILY